The Fusobacterium pseudoperiodonticum DNA window CAAAAGATGTAGAAGCAGCAAAAGCAGATGCTAAAAAAGAAGTAGAAAAAGCAGAATCAAAAGCAGATGCGGCTAAAGCGGATGCAAAGAAAGAAGTAGAAAAAGCAAAGAAAGAAGCAGATTCTAAAGTAGAAGCAGCAAAAAAAGATGCTAAAAAAGAAGTAGAAAAAGTAGAATCAAAAGCAGATGCGGCTAAAGCGGATGCAAAGAAAGAAGTAGAAAAAGCAAAGAAAGAAGCAGATTCTAAAGTAGAAGCAGCAAAAAAAGACGCTAAAAAAGAAGTAGAAAAGGCAGAATCAAAAGCGGAAGCAGCTAAGGCAGATGCAAAGAAAGATGTAGAGAAAGCAAAAGATAAAGTTGAATCTAAAGCAGAAGCAGTAAAAGCAGATGCTAAAAAAGATCTAGTAAAAGATAAAGCAGAAGAAACTAGCAAAATGGAAGAATTAAAAGAAGATGTAAAAGAAAAAGCTACAGCTGTTAAAAAAGGGACAAAAAAAGTTGCTAAAAAAGTAAAAAATAAAACTAAATCAGCAGTAAAAAAAGTTGTAGAAAAAGTTGAAGAAGCAGCAAAATAAATTTAATTAAAATTTAAATAAATTCACTTAGAGGCTGTTACAAATTCATAAAAAGTAAAAAATAGTTCGTTACTGAGTAAATTTCTTATTTTTTACTTTAAGATTGAAATTTTAAATTTGCAACAGTCTCTTTTTTTATTTTCAAATACAATTTTGTTTTGAGTTCATATAGTTTTAAAAATAATTTGACAACTAAAGAATTTTAATATAATATATAACTAATCAAGTTAACTATTATTTGATATATTTTTAAAAGAAAGGGGGAGGAAGAATGGAGTTACAATTACATACAGGAGACATAGGAAACTACCTAAAAAACCATGATATAAAACCTTCCTACCAAAGGATGAAAATATTTCAATATTTATTAGATAATCATGTACATCCAACAGTGGATACAATATATAAGGCACTTTGTCCAGAGATACCAACTTTATCAAAAACAACTGTCTACAATACATTAAATTTATTTGTAGAAAAAAAGTTGGTACAAGTTATAGTAATAGAAGAAAATGAAACAAGATATGATTTAATAACTCATACTCATGGACATTTTAAATGTAATTGCTGTGGAGCATTATTCGATGTTGAATTAAATATTGATTATAGTATGAGCCCAGAACTAGCAGATTGTGAAATTGATGAAAAACATATTTACTTTAAAGGTTTATGTAAAAACTGCAAAGGAAAACAAAATTAAAATTTATTAATTTTTAATTTACCTGTTGACACTATATTAAAAATATGTTAAAATACCAAAGTCTTAGAAAGCAGAATACAGGAAAAACTCGCATACCATATTAAATTATGGGAGGATCATTAAAGATACCGTTAAAGAGTGGACTTGTTTTTGATAAATAGTTTACACTTTGATGTAGATTGTGAAGGAGTTAAAATCAAAAGATTTCTTCGTTTAGTTGAGTAGAATTGTATGAGCTATATAAGATTAGAAAATACAATTTAATAGGAGGAATGCAGATGAGAGTACAAGTAATTTTAGAATGTACAGAAACAAAGTTAAGACACTATACTACAACAAAAAATAAAAAGACTCATCCAGAAAGATTGGAAATGATGAAGTACAATCCAGTATTGAAGAAACATACTTTGTATAAAGAAACAAAGAAGTAGGATGAAAATTTAAGTAACAACACATGCAGGTCAATGGCTCAATTGGTAGAGCATCGGTCTCCAAAACCGAGGGTTGGGGGTTCGAGTCCCTCTTGACCTGCCACTTTTTTATGAAAGGAGATAGAGATATTTATGAATTTATTTCAAAAGGTTAAAATGGAATACTCAAAAGTTGAATGGCCTTCAAAAACAGAAGTAATACATTCTACTATATGGGTTATAACAATGACTGTTATAGTATCTGTCTACCTTGGTGTGTTTGATATTCTTG harbors:
- the secE gene encoding preprotein translocase subunit SecE, producing the protein MNLFQKVKMEYSKVEWPSKTEVIHSTIWVITMTVIVSVYLGVFDILAVKALNALEALI
- a CDS encoding Fur family transcriptional regulator is translated as MELQLHTGDIGNYLKNHDIKPSYQRMKIFQYLLDNHVHPTVDTIYKALCPEIPTLSKTTVYNTLNLFVEKKLVQVIVIEENETRYDLITHTHGHFKCNCCGALFDVELNIDYSMSPELADCEIDEKHIYFKGLCKNCKGKQN
- the rpmG gene encoding 50S ribosomal protein L33, which produces MRVQVILECTETKLRHYTTTKNKKTHPERLEMMKYNPVLKKHTLYKETKK